One Solanum pennellii chromosome 9, SPENNV200 DNA segment encodes these proteins:
- the LOC107031687 gene encoding pentatricopeptide repeat-containing protein At4g21065, protein MFKSKTLKIFPSKYAKLCYSSAPSIAEANTHHHHHHQLVLEQTPISQFSHYFDPRFYLSQLIKCKNLYQVKQVHASITTNGFLENLIVANKLLYIYCMHKSLDDSYALFCRFNEKNAVSWSVMVGGYAKAGDFMNCFRIFKEYLRSGVRPDTYTLPFVIRVCRDTMDLQMGRLIHNVVYKCGLLLDNFVVAALVDMYSKCKVIGDAKQLFDGMPKRDVVTWTVMIGACTECGDATEALVLFDQMREEGVVPDKVVLVNVVNACAKIGAMHKAKLVHEYIVKNKFSFDVILGTAMVDMYAKCGSIDVAREVFDGLREKNVITWSAMIAAYGYHGQGNKAVDMFPMMLRTGILPNKITFVSLLYACSHSGLVEEGKQLFISMQKEYGVKPDIKHFTCMVDLLGRAGKIDESLKLIEDMAVEKDEGLWGALLGACRIHGCVELAEMAAKSLIELQPENAGHYVLLSNIYAKAGKWQDMANIRELMSHQRLKKVPGWTWIEVDNKIHRFSVGDHTHPLSKEIYEKLKYLLKELEISGYVPDTNFVLHDVDEELKLGNLFSHSEKLAIAFGLISTPEQSTIRIMKNLRVCGDCHTFCKFVSQVTSRVIIVRDANRFHHFKEGACSCKDYW, encoded by the coding sequence ATGTTCAAATCCAAAACCCTAAAGATTTTTCCTTCCAAATATGCAAAACTTTGTTATTCTTCAGCTCCCTCTATAGCTGAGGCCAacactcatcatcatcatcatcatcaactaGTTCTTGAACAAACACcaatttcacaattttctcattattttgaTCCAAGATTCTATCTTTCTCAACTTATAAAGTGTAAAAATCTTTATCAAGTAAAACAAGTTCATGCTTCAATAACAACTAATGGATTTCTTGAAAATCTAATTGTTGCTAATAAGCTTCTATACATATATTGTATGCATAAGTCTTTAGATGATTCATATGCTTTGTTTTGTAGATTTAATGAGAAAAACGCTGTTTCTTGGAGTGTTATGGTTGGTGGGTATGCTAAAGCTGGAGACTTTATGAACTGTTTTAGGATTTTTAAGGAGTATTTAAGATCTGGGGTTAGACCTGATACTTATACATTGCCTTTTGTGATAAGGGTTTGTAGAGATACAATGGATCTGCAAATGGGTAGATTGATTCATAATGTTGTTTACAAATGTGGGTTGCTGTTAGATAACTTTGTTGTTGCAGCGCTTGTTGATATGTATTCGAAATGTAAGGTAATTGGGGATGCAAAGCAACTGTTTGATGGAATGCCTAAGAGGGATGTTGTGACTTGGACGGTTATGATTGGGGCGTGTACGGAGTGTGGGGATGCGACTGAGGCTTTAGTTTTGTTTGATCAAATGAGGGAGGAAGGAGTTGTTCCGGATAAAGTCGTTTTGGTAAATGTAGTTAATGCTTGTGCAAAGATAGGGGCAATGCATAAGGCtaagttagtacatgaatatataGTGAAGAACAAGTTTTCGTTCGATGTTATCTTGGGTACAGCGATGGTTGATATGTATGCTAAATGTGGATCGATTGATGTTGCGAGGGAAGTGTTTGATGGTTTGAGAGAAAAGAACGTTATAACTTGGAGTGCGATGATAGCAGCTTATGGTTATCATGGCCAAGGAAACAAAGCTGTTGATATGTTCCCTATGATGTTAAGGACGGGGATATTGCCTAACAAGATCACATTTGTTTCTCTTCTGTATGCGTGTAGTCATAGCGGGCTGGTTGAAGAAGGTAAACAACTTTTCATTTCTATGCAGAAAGAGTACGGAGTGAAGCCTGATATCAAACATTTCACTTGTATGGTGGACCTCTTGGGCCGCGCTGGGAAAATTGACGAGTCATTAAAGTTAATAGAGGATATGGCTGTTGAAAAAGATGAAGGGCTTTGGGGGGCATTACTTGGAGCATGTAGAATTCATGGCTGTGTAGAGCTTGCCGAAATGGCAGCAAAATCGTTGATTGAACTGCAACCTGAAAACGCAGGGCACTACGTCTtgctatcaaatatatatgctAAAGCAGGTAAGTGGCAGGATATGGCCAATATTAGGGAGTTAATGAGCCATCAGAGATTGAAGAAAGTTCCCGGTTGGACATGGATTGAAGTTGATAACAAGATTCATCGATTCAGCGTTGGAGACCACACCCATCCTCTATCGAAAGAGATTTACGAGAAGTTAAAATATCTGCTGAAGGAACTAGAGATTTCTGGTTATGTTCCAGATACAAACTTTGTGTTGCATGATGTTGATGAGGAACTTAAGCTTGGAAACCTATTCTCTCATAGTGAAAAGTTGGCTATTGCATTTGGCCTCATAAGCACACCTGAACAATCTACTATTAGAATTATGAAGAACCTTAGAGTATGTGGTGACTGCCACACATTCTGTAAGTTTGTTTCTCAGGTTACAAGTAGGGTGATCATTGTCCGCGATGCAAATCGGTTTCACCACTTCAAAGAAGGTGCCTGTTCTTGCAAAGATTACTGGTGA